The DNA region ATCTGGTGCAAATAATATTCCTAAGGTTGCTCCAATTGCGCCTCCTAATAATAGTCCTAATGCTGAATTTGTGTTATTACTCATAATAATTTTTTTTGTGGTTAATAATTTAATAGAGCCTACATTTATTAGTAATGCTCTTATACAAAATTAAAAAACAGAGATTTAATTATTCTTAATAAAAATTTAAAATAACTGATAAATCTTTGTTAAAACGAATTATAAAATCTTTTTAATTACGAATTATTCATAATTTTAACATAAAAATTCACCAAGAAATGATTACCACAAAAAACCCTTATAATAATCAAGAGATTAAATCTTATAAATATCATTCAACTAAAGAAGTTGAAAACATACTAGATAAAGCAGAACAAACATTTATTACTTGGAAAACTGTTTCAATAAAAAAAAGAACGTCTCTTTTGGAGAACTTGGCAAACAAACTTGAAGACAATAAAGAAGAATATGCCAATCTTATGACAACCGAAATGGGTAAACCCATATCGCAAAGTATTGCCGAAATTGATAAATGTATTTGGCTATGTGATTTTTACATTAAAAATGCTGAAGATTTTTTAGCAGACAACATCATAAAAACAGATGCAAAAGAAAGTTTTATAAGTTACGATCCATTAGGAGTTGTTCTAGCTGTAATGCCTTGGAATTACCCATTTTGGCAAGTAATGCGATTTGCAGTTCCATCACTAACTGCTGGTAATGTAGGATTACTAAAACACGCTTCAAATGTAACAGGAACAGCGTTAGCAATTCAAAAATTATTTAAAGATGCTGGCTATCCAGAAGGTTGTTTCCAAACCTTATTAGTAGATCACAATCAAATTGAAGATATAATAGAAAGTAACATTCTTAAAGCAGTAACATTAACCGGTAGTGAAGTTGCAGGTAAAAATATAGCTGCTATCGCTGGAAAAAACTTAAAAAAAACAGTATTAGAATTAGGAGGAAATAATGCTTGCGTTGTTTTTGATGATGCAGATATAGATAAGCATATAACCACAATGGTAAAAGCTAGAATGCAAAATACAGGTCAAAGCTGTATTGCAGCAAAACGATTTATTGTAAGTGATAAAATTTATGATAAATTTTTAAATCGTTTTAAAGAAGAAATCACTAACCTAAAATCAGGAAATCCATCGGAAGAAGACACTTATATTGGTGTAATGGCAAGAGAAGATTTAGCTGAAGAATTGGAACAACAAGTTAAAGATTCTGTAAAAATGGGAGCAAAAATATACTATGGAGGAAAAAGAAATAAAGCCTATTATCCACCAACAATTATTACAGAAGTAAACGAAAATATGCCTGTTTTTAAAGAAGAAACTTTTGGACCAGTCGCTGCAGTTATAAAAGCAAAAAATAACGATCAAGCAATTGATCTGGCTGTTAATTCTAGATTTGGATTAGGCACAATGATTTTTACAGAGAACACATCTAAAATCTATGATGTAATCAATAAAATACCAGATGGCGCTTTATTTATTAACGACATGGTAAAATCGGATCCAAGATTACCTTTTGGCGGCACAAAAGCTTCCGGTTACGGAAGAGAATTATCTAAAGAAGGTATCCTTGAATTTGTAAACATAAAAACAGTATATATTAACCAATAAATAAATTATGAATTTTATAAAAGAAGAACACGAAGACAGAAAAGACTACATTTTACAAAAAGACAAAACCACAAAAAATGTAACTAAATTTGTAATCTTAGCATTAGCAATTTGTATAATTGGTGTGATTGCATCAGGATTATATTTTAAATGGTTTTAAATTGATGTAATAATTCGTAAATTTAAATTATGAATTATACAGAAGAAACCTATTTTCTTGATTTTAACAATCCAAAAATCAAAGGAATAACTAGCCAATTTATTAATATTAACTCTAAGACAGAGTTAATCGAGAGTTTATACATATACGTTAGAGATAACTGGAGATACTCTCCTTTTAATATTGGATTAAAAAAAGAACACTTTAAAGCTAGCAATATTGCTGATAAAAAAGATGGTCATTGTATAGACAAAGCTATTGTATACATTACTTGTTTAAGAGCTTTTAATATACCTGCAAGATTGCATCTAGCTAAAGTATCAAATCATATAGCTACAGAACGATTAGAAAAGATAATTGGAACAAATCAATTAGCACCACATGGCTTAGTAGATGTTTTTCATAATAATAAGTGGGTAAAATGCTCACCAGCATTTAATAAAGAACTATGTAAATTATACAATGTAGATACGCTAGAATTTAATGGTACAAAAGACTCGGTATTACAAGAGTTTAATAAGTCAAATGATAAGTTTATGTCTTATTTAGAAGATTATGGAGCTTTTGAAGATGTACCATTAGATTTTATTAAAGAAACTTTTAAATCTAATTACCCTAATTTTTATGATAAGTACAAAAATTTAGATCAAATAATTATATAAAAAAAGCCAGAATAATAATTCTGGCTTTTTTGTCGGGGTGGCAGGATTCGAACCTGCGACCTCCGCGTCCCAAACGCGGCGCGATAACCGGGCTACGCTACACCCCGAAAATGGTTATCAATTCAAAACAAAAAATCTGTTTTGAGGGTGCAAATATAGTAGTTTTCTTTAATTATTAAACAAAAAAAATAATTATTTTGATATTGAATACATATTACGCTATGAAGATTAAATCAATTTTAGGTATTATCATGATTTGCTTGACATTTTCATCTTGTGCTCAAGATAAAAATAAAGTGAATACAAATCATAATTATCAAATTGTTGTTAAGGATTTAATTAATCCATGGGGATTCACCTTTTTACCGGATCAATCAATTCTGATAAATGAAAAAAATGGAAGATTAATT from Mesoflavibacter profundi includes:
- a CDS encoding NAD-dependent succinate-semialdehyde dehydrogenase produces the protein MITTKNPYNNQEIKSYKYHSTKEVENILDKAEQTFITWKTVSIKKRTSLLENLANKLEDNKEEYANLMTTEMGKPISQSIAEIDKCIWLCDFYIKNAEDFLADNIIKTDAKESFISYDPLGVVLAVMPWNYPFWQVMRFAVPSLTAGNVGLLKHASNVTGTALAIQKLFKDAGYPEGCFQTLLVDHNQIEDIIESNILKAVTLTGSEVAGKNIAAIAGKNLKKTVLELGGNNACVVFDDADIDKHITTMVKARMQNTGQSCIAAKRFIVSDKIYDKFLNRFKEEITNLKSGNPSEEDTYIGVMAREDLAEELEQQVKDSVKMGAKIYYGGKRNKAYYPPTIITEVNENMPVFKEETFGPVAAVIKAKNNDQAIDLAVNSRFGLGTMIFTENTSKIYDVINKIPDGALFINDMVKSDPRLPFGGTKASGYGRELSKEGILEFVNIKTVYINQ
- a CDS encoding transglutaminase-like domain-containing protein — encoded protein: MNYTEETYFLDFNNPKIKGITSQFININSKTELIESLYIYVRDNWRYSPFNIGLKKEHFKASNIADKKDGHCIDKAIVYITCLRAFNIPARLHLAKVSNHIATERLEKIIGTNQLAPHGLVDVFHNNKWVKCSPAFNKELCKLYNVDTLEFNGTKDSVLQEFNKSNDKFMSYLEDYGAFEDVPLDFIKETFKSNYPNFYDKYKNLDQIII